A genomic region of Bacteroides acidifaciens contains the following coding sequences:
- a CDS encoding primase-helicase family protein, with protein MEKIDNVPVAPTNEEVENIGEEYVRIGTTLFRIINQPMMNGSFRKMRVEWKMSVFRLDHGKDEAALIPKYDGFCTIPSHTDYRLNVNNFYNLYEPITHIPKEGEFGHIHSLIEHIFSEQYELGMDYLQLLYLKPTQKLPILLLVSEERNTGKSTFLNFLKALFQENVTFNTNEDFRSQFNADWAGKLMIVVDEVLLNRREDSERLKNLSTAHSYKMEAKGKDRYEVQFFAKFVLCSNNENFPVYIEPEETRYWVRKISRLVADDTSFLQKLKDEIPAFLYYLQHRNLTTKEESRMWFAPSLIRTEALEKIIRCNRSRIELDMAELLLDIMDTMQVNVVDFCINDLLALFNYSMVKVERHQVRNVLQQCWKLGPAPNALSYSTYQISVLPGQKYSVSHKKVGRFYTVTREKLKNYR; from the coding sequence ATGGAAAAGATTGACAATGTTCCTGTGGCTCCTACAAATGAAGAAGTTGAGAATATCGGAGAAGAGTATGTCCGTATAGGCACAACCTTGTTTCGTATTATCAATCAGCCAATGATGAATGGTTCTTTCCGCAAAATGCGGGTTGAATGGAAAATGAGCGTATTCCGATTAGACCACGGCAAGGATGAAGCGGCACTCATTCCGAAATATGACGGATTCTGCACGATACCCAGTCATACAGATTACCGTTTGAACGTGAATAACTTTTATAATCTCTATGAGCCAATAACCCATATTCCTAAAGAAGGTGAGTTTGGACATATACATTCATTGATTGAACACATCTTTAGTGAGCAATATGAATTGGGAATGGATTATCTTCAACTGTTGTACCTAAAACCAACACAGAAGTTACCAATACTTCTATTAGTGTCGGAAGAACGAAACACGGGTAAGAGTACATTCCTGAATTTTCTGAAAGCGTTATTTCAAGAGAATGTGACATTCAACACCAATGAGGACTTCCGTAGTCAGTTTAATGCTGACTGGGCAGGCAAACTGATGATTGTTGTGGATGAGGTGTTACTCAACCGCAGGGAAGATAGCGAGCGATTGAAGAACCTTAGTACGGCGCACTCGTACAAGATGGAGGCTAAGGGCAAAGATCGTTATGAAGTGCAGTTCTTCGCTAAATTCGTATTGTGTTCCAATAATGAAAATTTCCCTGTTTACATTGAGCCAGAAGAAACACGCTATTGGGTAAGAAAGATTAGTAGATTGGTAGCGGACGACACCTCCTTTCTTCAGAAATTGAAAGATGAGATACCCGCATTTCTGTACTATCTACAACATCGGAATCTGACTACCAAAGAAGAAAGCCGTATGTGGTTTGCTCCATCACTTATCCGCACGGAAGCATTGGAGAAAATCATCCGCTGTAACCGTAGCCGCATTGAGCTTGATATGGCAGAACTGTTACTTGACATCATGGACACAATGCAGGTGAATGTGGTGGATTTCTGTATCAACGACCTATTGGCATTGTTCAATTATTCCATGGTAAAGGTGGAACGCCATCAGGTGAGGAATGTTCTGCAGCAGTGCTGGAAATTGGGGCCTGCACCCAATGCACTGTCTTACTCCACCTATCAAATATCCGTGCTGCCAGGACAGAAGTATTCTGTATCGCACAAAAAGGTGGGACGCTTTTATACCGTTACCCGTGAAAAATTAAAAAACTACCGTTGA
- a CDS encoding helix-turn-helix transcriptional regulator has protein sequence MTDLMQIISNSTANIKLEITSEDLRYFSNELINRAVNEVAIALKATNEDKLLTREEVKEMCGVCDTTLWLWNKRNYLKAIKVGNKVRYRLSDVKRILGETNRISDYGKD, from the coding sequence ATGACAGATTTAATGCAAATCATCTCCAACAGCACGGCTAATATCAAATTGGAGATTACGAGTGAAGACTTACGTTACTTCTCTAATGAGCTTATTAACCGTGCGGTGAATGAGGTGGCAATTGCACTCAAAGCCACCAATGAAGATAAGCTACTGACACGTGAGGAAGTCAAGGAAATGTGTGGTGTATGCGACACCACCTTATGGCTTTGGAACAAGCGCAATTACCTTAAAGCAATCAAGGTAGGCAACAAAGTAAGATACCGCCTCTCAGACGTGAAGCGCATCTTGGGGGAAACTAATAGAATATCTGATTATGGAAAAGATTGA
- a CDS encoding ORF6N domain-containing protein, with protein MDKDIITQEINAEYLKGYIYNIRGVRVMLDMDLANIYGYSTKDFNRQVKNNIEKFEQDFMFQLSDEECEILRCKNSTSSWGGRRYNPYAFTEQGIYMLMTVLRGDLATKQSKALIRIFKQMKDYIVDNQPLLGQREYLQLSLQTTQNTQDLLDLRKSLSAVDDKVANIIDTLGNVVTKSELANVMLDFGNPSVRRGWMILNGQPVESDLAYQHIYATAKKTIFVVDNYIGLKTLVLLKDIPANVNVVVFSDNIGNRLHQTEFNDFCREYPNVTISLQTSGGIFHDRYIVIDYQTPEEQIYHCGASSKDGGNKVTTITAVTDGAIYHPVIDQLIQNPVLTLR; from the coding sequence ATGGATAAAGATATCATCACCCAAGAAATCAATGCCGAATATCTGAAAGGCTATATATACAACATCAGAGGTGTCCGTGTAATGCTGGATATGGATTTAGCCAACATCTATGGCTATAGCACCAAAGATTTTAATCGCCAAGTGAAGAACAACATTGAAAAGTTTGAGCAAGACTTCATGTTTCAGTTGTCCGATGAAGAGTGTGAAATCTTGAGGTGCAAAAATTCCACCTCAAGTTGGGGCGGTCGTAGATACAACCCTTATGCTTTCACCGAACAAGGAATATATATGCTTATGACTGTGCTGAGAGGAGATTTAGCAACCAAACAAAGCAAAGCTTTGATTCGTATCTTCAAGCAGATGAAAGACTATATCGTAGATAATCAGCCATTATTAGGACAAAGGGAATATCTGCAACTGTCTTTGCAGACAACCCAAAACACACAAGACCTGCTTGACTTGCGTAAATCTCTATCTGCTGTTGATGACAAGGTTGCCAATATTATAGATACACTTGGTAATGTAGTGACAAAGTCGGAATTGGCAAATGTCATGCTTGATTTTGGCAATCCTTCAGTAAGGAGAGGTTGGATGATACTCAACGGTCAGCCAGTTGAATCGGATTTGGCTTACCAACATATTTATGCCACCGCCAAGAAAACGATTTTTGTGGTTGATAATTACATCGGATTGAAGACACTGGTACTTCTCAAAGATATTCCAGCTAATGTGAATGTTGTGGTATTCTCTGACAATATCGGTAATCGGTTGCACCAAACCGAGTTTAACGATTTCTGTCGGGAATATCCCAATGTCACCATTTCGTTGCAAACGTCTGGGGGTATATTCCACGACAGATATATAGTCATTGATTATCAAACTCCAGAAGAACAGATTTACCATTGCGGTGCTTCATCGAAGGATGGAGGTAATAAAGTCACGACAATCACAGCGGTTACAGATGGAGCTATTTACCATCCTGTTATAGACCAACTTATTCAAAATCCAGTGTTGACATTGAGATAA
- a CDS encoding DUF6043 family protein, with protein sequence MAKQDFEQFKQDIKEWLNNHPKEYDRFVAEVNNKSATGLQKIFKLGWKLAPQMMRKYHGECHGDLANEYRLQSYSADADAARLLVEEFHNLQNDSIVPAMLAWLYYGKCYETLVTQLEAETHNPANNYFEKRIAALMIKVVINSSIRNKMRTREDWQDFHREKQAIEDDCVVETTIKGLSVNDKPIEEKSPTGEQASRTLKDYLHGNQEMILEKIKLRVSTQHTGTDLARLYFALQEEGLLTGCDVTTFHKLLANELPNCDLKTVRNLQISIKKLNDSTSRGKIKDNGIERSLINEWKAYLAEVNN encoded by the coding sequence ATGGCAAAGCAAGATTTCGAACAATTCAAACAGGATATTAAAGAATGGCTCAACAACCATCCGAAAGAATATGACAGATTCGTTGCCGAAGTGAACAACAAATCGGCAACAGGTTTACAAAAGATTTTCAAATTAGGATGGAAGCTCGCTCCTCAAATGATGCGTAAGTATCACGGTGAGTGTCATGGAGACCTTGCCAACGAATATCGTCTGCAAAGTTATTCGGCAGATGCCGATGCTGCAAGATTATTGGTTGAGGAGTTTCACAATCTGCAAAACGATTCAATAGTTCCTGCAATGTTGGCATGGCTTTATTACGGTAAGTGCTATGAAACTTTGGTCACCCAATTGGAAGCTGAAACACATAACCCTGCGAACAACTATTTTGAGAAGAGGATAGCCGCTTTAATGATTAAAGTAGTCATCAACAGTAGTATTCGTAATAAAATGCGGACAAGAGAAGATTGGCAGGATTTTCATCGGGAGAAACAGGCTATTGAGGATGATTGTGTGGTAGAAACAACTATTAAGGGGTTGTCCGTTAATGATAAACCAATAGAAGAAAAATCGCCAACAGGTGAGCAGGCATCACGCACATTGAAAGACTATCTTCATGGAAATCAAGAAATGATTTTGGAGAAGATAAAATTGAGAGTTTCAACGCAGCATACAGGCACTGATTTGGCACGATTATATTTTGCCCTCCAAGAGGAAGGCCTTCTGACAGGCTGTGATGTGACGACATTTCATAAACTGCTTGCCAATGAACTTCCTAATTGCGACTTGAAAACCGTGCGTAACCTTCAAATTTCTATCAAGAAGTTGAATGACAGTACGAGCAGAGGGAAAATAAAAGACAATGGTATTGAACGGTCGCTTATCAATGAGTGGAAGGCTTACCTCGCAGAAGTAAATAACTAA
- a CDS encoding site-specific integrase gives MKVTAFIRKTAKKNDIDTKATIYFRLRDGKKDIKAASELVINPNHWSVERQGYKDRVALVSENEKMDLNHKVQALTRMIEKEYKEDAGSEWLGEVIDKFHHPEKYKTEEELAIENPPTFAELFDEFLEKHSLSEVRKKNFRVVKRALMRYELFVRKTRRGMKHFSLDIHTITKETLADMWDFMENEYAYAEEYPDIYETIPEKRTPQPRGKNTLIDSFSRIRTFFIWCYNQGKTTNRPFDKFPLEECLYGTPIYITLQERDKLFEADLSARPQLAIQRDIFVFQSVVGCRVGDLYKLTKKNIVNGALEYIQEKTRSHNPRTIRVPLNSVAKTILERYKDYTGTTLLPFISEQKYNQAIKEAFQLAGLDRVVTVLNPLTRNPEQKYLYEVVTTHTARKTFIGNMYKKVKDPDLVSSVSGHKEGSKAFRRYREIDEEMKQELVHLLD, from the coding sequence ATGAAAGTAACTGCATTCATACGGAAGACTGCCAAAAAGAACGACATAGATACGAAGGCTACCATCTATTTTCGTTTGCGTGATGGAAAGAAAGACATCAAGGCAGCAAGTGAACTTGTCATCAATCCCAATCATTGGAGTGTTGAACGACAAGGTTATAAAGACCGTGTAGCTTTGGTGTCGGAAAACGAAAAGATGGACTTGAACCATAAAGTGCAGGCATTAACCCGAATGATTGAGAAGGAATACAAGGAGGATGCCGGAAGTGAATGGCTCGGGGAAGTCATAGATAAATTTCATCATCCCGAAAAGTATAAAACAGAAGAAGAACTGGCAATAGAGAATCCGCCTACTTTTGCCGAACTTTTTGATGAGTTTTTGGAGAAGCATAGTCTTTCGGAAGTACGGAAGAAGAACTTTCGTGTAGTAAAAAGGGCACTCATGCGCTATGAATTATTTGTCAGAAAAACAAGACGTGGAATGAAGCACTTTTCCCTTGACATCCATACCATAACTAAAGAAACACTTGCCGATATGTGGGACTTTATGGAGAACGAATACGCTTATGCGGAAGAATACCCTGATATATACGAGACCATTCCCGAAAAGCGGACTCCTCAGCCGAGAGGCAAGAACACTCTTATAGATAGTTTCTCACGCATACGAACCTTTTTTATATGGTGCTATAATCAAGGAAAGACCACCAATCGTCCGTTTGACAAATTCCCCTTAGAAGAATGTCTTTATGGAACACCTATTTATATTACACTTCAAGAACGTGACAAATTGTTTGAGGCTGATTTGTCTGCTCGTCCACAACTTGCTATTCAACGAGACATCTTTGTGTTTCAGTCCGTTGTGGGTTGTCGTGTAGGCGACCTTTATAAGCTCACAAAGAAAAACATTGTGAATGGAGCATTAGAATACATACAAGAAAAGACGCGCAGTCATAATCCCAGGACAATAAGAGTGCCGCTGAATAGTGTTGCGAAAACCATACTTGAACGCTACAAAGATTATACAGGAACAACTCTCCTTCCCTTTATATCAGAGCAGAAATATAATCAAGCCATTAAAGAAGCGTTCCAGTTGGCAGGACTTGACAGGGTGGTCACAGTGCTTAACCCACTCACTCGCAATCCTGAGCAAAAGTACTTGTATGAAGTCGTAACCACGCATACTGCCCGAAAAACATTCATTGGCAATATGTATAAGAAAGTAAAAGACCCAGACCTCGTTTCTTCGGTATCGGGACACAAGGAAGGCAGCAAGGCATTCCGCCGATATAGGGAGATAGACGAGGAAATGAAACAAGAGCTTGTTCATCTGTTAGACTAA
- a CDS encoding recombinase family protein, with protein sequence MNANVIIYCRVSSDEQTLGASLDVQEERLRKFCNQMGYNIIDNIPYREDESAKTFEKRPVIQGIMNYIRKNKGRVNKLLFLRWDRYSRDIISASENLKELLKLGVEPNAIEAPLDFNSDTWPLLLGVHIGSAQCDNIKRSKATMDGIHGTLAKGKCANKAPRGYKNVRISKHETHVEIDTNTAPSIQAMFKEVAKGIETPCYIRRKFARKGYNVPESSFLEMLRNKFYIGKIRVPAYKGEPEYYVNGEHEAIIDEETFYKVQEILDGKRKKTPKLSKAINPDLFLRKFLICPVCGCALTGATSSGNGGKYTYYFCCNNQKHIRMRAENVNEEFARYTAQLKPNKTVLDLYNEILKDLQNERKGESKKEVTALQNELSIVQKRINSIEDKYLDGDLTKEEYNRMLERYNKEASAMQQQIEMRENPNRSNIEPKLNYSINLINNIDSYIRNASVGVKIKLISSMFPEKIEFDGKTYRTNSYNKVLDLIYQQTNELRGVEKKSGESFSTFSASVPGPAFEILNINKWEQL encoded by the coding sequence ATGAATGCAAATGTGATAATATATTGTCGAGTAAGTTCGGATGAACAAACATTAGGAGCCAGCTTAGACGTACAAGAAGAACGCTTACGGAAGTTTTGTAACCAAATGGGATATAACATCATTGACAATATCCCATACAGAGAGGACGAGAGTGCTAAGACATTTGAGAAACGTCCTGTCATACAAGGAATAATGAATTATATACGTAAAAACAAAGGTAGAGTAAACAAGTTACTATTCTTACGCTGGGATAGATATTCACGAGACATTATCAGTGCCAGCGAGAACTTAAAAGAATTACTCAAATTGGGAGTTGAGCCAAATGCAATCGAAGCACCTTTAGACTTCAATTCTGACACCTGGCCCCTATTATTGGGAGTACACATAGGCTCGGCACAATGCGACAACATCAAGAGGTCAAAAGCCACAATGGACGGCATTCATGGAACATTGGCTAAAGGAAAATGTGCAAATAAAGCACCCAGAGGATATAAAAATGTACGCATTAGCAAACATGAAACCCATGTAGAAATAGATACCAATACAGCACCATCTATACAAGCCATGTTTAAAGAAGTGGCTAAAGGCATTGAAACACCTTGTTATATCCGTAGGAAATTTGCAAGAAAAGGATATAATGTACCTGAAAGTTCATTTCTTGAAATGTTGCGTAATAAATTCTACATTGGCAAAATACGTGTGCCAGCATACAAAGGAGAACCCGAATATTATGTAAACGGTGAACATGAAGCAATTATAGACGAAGAAACATTTTATAAAGTTCAAGAGATTTTGGACGGTAAAAGAAAGAAAACACCCAAACTATCCAAAGCCATAAATCCTGACTTATTTTTGCGGAAGTTTTTAATCTGCCCTGTATGTGGTTGTGCCTTAACTGGTGCTACAAGTTCGGGCAATGGCGGCAAATACACCTACTACTTTTGTTGTAACAATCAAAAACATATAAGAATGAGAGCAGAGAATGTAAACGAAGAGTTCGCTCGATACACAGCCCAATTGAAGCCCAACAAAACGGTATTGGACTTGTATAACGAAATTCTAAAGGATTTGCAAAACGAACGCAAAGGAGAAAGTAAAAAAGAAGTAACAGCACTGCAAAATGAACTTTCTATCGTCCAAAAACGCATCAACAGCATTGAAGATAAATATCTGGACGGAGATTTAACCAAAGAAGAATATAACAGAATGTTGGAAAGATACAACAAAGAAGCCTCAGCCATGCAACAACAGATTGAAATGCGTGAGAACCCTAACCGTAGTAATATCGAACCAAAACTAAACTACTCTATCAATCTGATAAACAATATAGATAGCTATATAAGAAATGCGTCTGTAGGGGTGAAAATTAAGCTGATAAGTTCGATGTTTCCCGAAAAAATCGAATTTGACGGAAAAACATATCGAACCAATTCTTATAACAAAGTGCTTGATTTAATATATCAGCAAACCAATGAGTTACGAGGGGTAGAAAAGAAAAGCGGAGAGAGTTTTTCAACTTTCTCCGCTTCAGTACCCGGACCCGCATTTGAAATATTAAATATCAACAAATGGGAACAACTCTAA
- a CDS encoding recombinase family protein, producing MKKVVIFARVSSTNGTQDYERQINDLQTLASANNWTVEAVFAEKVSGAKKNTERTELMNMINYINSHNINKVLVTELSRLGRDTLQVLQAIEILNQNKVSVFIQNYNIETLTPEGEINPMSQFLITILAEVARMERKTIRERVASGYQNFLNNGGKVGRKMGYTKSDEAMREEYGEEIRLLKRGYSLRNTSKLTGTSINTLRKLTKLT from the coding sequence ATGAAAAAAGTAGTAATCTTTGCACGAGTATCAAGTACCAACGGAACACAAGACTATGAACGTCAAATAAATGATTTGCAGACATTAGCCTCAGCAAACAATTGGACGGTTGAGGCTGTATTTGCGGAAAAAGTATCTGGAGCAAAAAAGAACACAGAACGCACAGAGTTAATGAATATGATAAACTATATCAACTCACATAATATAAATAAAGTATTAGTAACCGAACTATCCAGACTTGGACGTGATACCCTACAAGTACTACAAGCCATAGAAATATTAAATCAAAATAAAGTATCAGTATTCATCCAAAACTATAATATTGAAACGCTTACTCCAGAGGGAGAAATCAATCCTATGAGCCAGTTTCTTATCACTATACTTGCCGAAGTAGCACGTATGGAGCGCAAGACCATTCGAGAACGTGTAGCGAGCGGCTATCAGAATTTCCTCAATAATGGTGGTAAGGTAGGGCGAAAAATGGGATATACGAAAAGTGATGAGGCTATGAGGGAAGAGTATGGAGAAGAAATTAGACTCTTGAAAAGAGGGTATTCACTCCGAAATACCTCAAAACTGACGGGAACAAGTATCAACACCTTGCGAAAATTAACCAAATTAACATAA
- the istA gene encoding IS21 family transposase, translated as MKIRIKHILRCYQSGMSIRGISSSLLVSRNTVKRYIRIYEDMGIELERLLKMDEQHLHELFGTETDKESSGSAEYKYLQERIPDYMKRLKVRGTTRRSLYEEYLKNRPQGYSYCSFCLYIRREREVKIPVGRIDHIAGDQMYVDFAGDKLYLSYEKTGNKVPVEVFAAILPCSQITYYEAVPSQKKEHLIQACENAFHYFGGVPNAIVPDNLKSAVTKPGGVEPVINDDFAAFADHYGCVVFPARVRKPKDKALVENAVRLLYREVYSKMTGLKFNDLEALNIEIMKHTDALNSRKMYNRNYSRRERFLEVEKDRLHTLPATKFISKSRKTATVMRNSYVSLNNHYYSVPKEYIGDTVELLYDGDTVEIYHKFRHITTHRRDDTPFTYSEKPSHKLSGVLHEYRIRMDDIYRKACEIDPVLEEYIKRVAVAKKYPVQAVRSADGILSLVERFGHDRVVLSCQVAMEFGMFGYNELESILVNREDEKYHVQMEGQAPELTPKHRNLRGKDYFNSKNMDKNDK; from the coding sequence ATGAAAATAAGAATCAAGCACATACTGCGGTGTTATCAGTCAGGAATGAGTATCCGCGGTATCAGTTCTTCTCTCCTTGTTTCACGTAATACAGTCAAACGTTATATCCGTATATACGAAGATATGGGTATAGAACTTGAGCGTCTGTTGAAAATGGACGAGCAGCATCTGCATGAGCTTTTCGGTACGGAGACTGACAAAGAATCGTCTGGCTCTGCAGAGTATAAGTATCTTCAAGAACGTATACCTGATTACATGAAACGACTTAAGGTCCGTGGGACAACAAGAAGGTCTTTGTATGAGGAATATCTTAAAAATCGTCCACAAGGTTACAGCTACTGTTCTTTTTGTTTATATATCAGACGAGAAAGGGAAGTAAAGATTCCTGTTGGACGCATAGATCATATAGCCGGTGATCAGATGTATGTGGATTTTGCCGGCGACAAACTTTATCTCTCATACGAAAAAACAGGCAATAAGGTTCCCGTAGAAGTATTTGCCGCTATACTTCCATGCAGCCAGATTACTTATTACGAGGCTGTACCATCACAAAAGAAAGAACACCTTATCCAGGCATGTGAAAATGCTTTCCATTATTTTGGAGGTGTCCCCAATGCCATAGTTCCAGACAACCTGAAATCAGCCGTAACAAAGCCTGGAGGTGTTGAACCTGTAATCAATGACGACTTTGCTGCATTTGCAGACCATTATGGATGTGTTGTCTTCCCGGCAAGAGTACGAAAGCCTAAAGACAAAGCTCTGGTTGAGAATGCTGTAAGACTGCTCTACAGGGAGGTGTATTCAAAGATGACGGGATTGAAATTCAATGATCTTGAAGCCTTGAACATAGAAATAATGAAGCATACGGATGCGTTGAACAGCCGAAAGATGTACAATCGCAACTACAGCCGTCGGGAACGTTTCCTCGAAGTCGAGAAAGACAGGCTGCATACATTGCCGGCAACAAAATTTATATCAAAAAGCCGGAAAACGGCAACTGTCATGAGAAACAGTTATGTATCGCTTAACAATCACTATTACAGTGTTCCTAAAGAGTATATCGGCGATACTGTAGAATTACTGTATGATGGGGACACAGTGGAGATATATCATAAGTTCAGACACATAACGACACATCGCAGGGATGATACACCTTTCACTTATTCAGAAAAACCGTCCCACAAACTTTCGGGAGTGCTACATGAATACAGAATCAGAATGGATGATATATACCGCAAGGCATGTGAAATTGATCCGGTATTGGAAGAGTACATAAAGCGTGTGGCCGTTGCCAAGAAATATCCGGTCCAGGCCGTACGTTCAGCCGATGGTATATTAAGTCTTGTGGAGCGTTTCGGACATGACAGGGTGGTTCTTTCATGCCAGGTGGCAATGGAATTCGGTATGTTCGGGTACAACGAACTTGAAAGTATTCTGGTAAACAGGGAAGATGAGAAGTATCATGTACAGATGGAGGGACAGGCTCCCGAACTTACCCCCAAACACAGAAATCTCAGAGGCAAGGATTATTTTAACTCTAAAAACATGGATAAAAATGACAAGTAA
- the istB gene encoding IS21-like element helper ATPase IstB, with product MTSNNKTSRTVGKNMDRIMELLSKLRFYGMLETYRNDCRTTSSDGMTNDEFLKWLLESEYDYRRNVSIERLIKSANFRYKAYMEKIDYTIKRNLDRNQLERLASLDFIRDGQNVFITGSSGTGKSYIASAIGYEACKNGIKTLYSNASKLMGQLKIAKNKGTIESEMKKIEKCQLLILDDLFLIGLDARERSILMEIIEDRHGLKSIIITSQLPVESWYDAIGDPTVADAILDRIVHTAHKIELTGDSVRKINAKKK from the coding sequence ATGACAAGTAATAATAAAACAAGCAGAACTGTCGGAAAAAATATGGACAGAATAATGGAACTACTCTCCAAGTTACGTTTTTACGGCATGCTTGAAACATATAGAAATGACTGCAGGACCACATCCTCTGATGGTATGACAAACGATGAGTTTCTTAAATGGCTTCTTGAAAGCGAATATGATTACAGACGCAATGTAAGCATTGAGAGACTGATAAAGTCTGCAAACTTCAGATATAAGGCATATATGGAAAAAATAGACTATACCATAAAACGTAACCTTGACCGTAACCAGCTTGAGAGACTTGCATCTCTTGATTTTATAAGAGACGGACAGAATGTTTTCATCACGGGAAGCTCCGGTACAGGTAAAAGCTATATAGCTTCAGCCATAGGATATGAGGCATGTAAGAATGGAATAAAGACTTTGTATTCAAATGCGTCAAAGCTTATGGGACAGCTTAAAATTGCCAAAAACAAGGGCACTATAGAATCTGAGATGAAAAAAATAGAAAAGTGTCAACTGCTGATTCTTGACGATCTGTTTCTTATAGGACTGGATGCCAGGGAAAGGTCAATCCTTATGGAAATAATAGAAGACAGACACGGATTAAAATCAATCATAATAACATCACAACTTCCTGTCGAAAGCTGGTATGATGCAATTGGTGATCCTACAGTAGCTGACGCAATCCTGGACAGAATTGTACATACAGCACACAAGATTGAACTTACCGGGGATTCTGTAAGAAAGATTAATGCTAAAAAGAAATAG
- a CDS encoding BT4734/BF3469 family protein has protein sequence MKLTLTRDNGDISTMRTLDINLQMEAMKHETKAQPVSNLRTSIRYASPCYRLEEAKKLTKVIPAATFRKTVNGIQMTGYNGIIQIEVNHLANHMEVNRVKQEATELSQTFAAFMGSGGHSVKIWIRFTRPDESLPQKREEAEIFQAHAYRKAVSLYQPVLSYPIELKNPTLEQFCRQTYDPELYYNPESTVFYMRQPLEMPSETTYKEVVQAESSPFKRLIPGYDSFDTLSTLFEAALNNAYQSLSELSPRIHARSDEDLKPLLVQMARNCFQAGIPEEETIRWATAHFYTRKKEFLIRQTVQNVYTCEKGFGKKSPLSAEQVLEFRTEEFMQRRYEFRYNTMTTVTEFRERNAFCFYFRPLSGKFKVD, from the coding sequence ATGAAGCTTACCTTAACACGAGACAACGGGGATATCTCAACCATGCGAACGCTGGACATAAACTTGCAAATGGAAGCGATGAAACATGAGACAAAAGCCCAACCTGTCAGCAATCTACGAACAAGCATTCGTTACGCGTCACCATGCTACCGGCTGGAGGAAGCCAAGAAACTGACAAAAGTCATCCCCGCCGCAACCTTCCGCAAAACAGTCAACGGCATACAGATGACCGGATACAACGGAATCATACAAATAGAAGTGAATCACCTGGCAAACCATATGGAAGTGAACCGTGTAAAACAGGAAGCTACCGAACTTTCGCAAACATTCGCAGCCTTCATGGGTTCCGGAGGACATTCCGTAAAGATATGGATACGATTTACACGACCGGACGAGTCACTTCCCCAAAAACGGGAAGAAGCGGAAATCTTTCAGGCACATGCCTACAGGAAAGCAGTCAGCCTGTACCAACCCGTCCTTTCCTATCCCATCGAACTGAAAAATCCTACACTGGAACAGTTCTGCAGACAGACTTATGATCCGGAACTTTATTATAATCCTGAGTCTACCGTGTTTTATATGCGGCAGCCGTTGGAAATGCCTTCGGAAACAACCTACAAGGAAGTCGTACAGGCGGAATCATCTCCATTCAAACGGCTGATTCCGGGATACGACAGTTTCGACACATTGTCCACACTCTTCGAGGCAGCCTTGAACAATGCATACCAATCATTAAGCGAATTATCGCCGAGAATTCATGCACGTTCGGACGAAGACCTGAAACCTTTGTTGGTTCAGATGGCGAGAAATTGCTTTCAGGCGGGGATACCGGAAGAGGAAACCATCCGTTGGGCGACCGCTCATTTCTATACTAGAAAAAAAGAATTCCTTATCCGGCAAACAGTACAGAACGTATACACATGCGAAAAGGGCTTCGGAAAGAAATCTCCCTTGTCGGCAGAACAGGTACTGGAATTCCGAACGGAAGAGTTTATGCAACGAAGGTATGAATTCCGCTATAATACGATGACAACGGTCACGGAATTTCGCGAGCGAAATGCGTTTTGCTTTTATTTCCGCCCCTTAAGTGGAAAATTTAAAGTCGATTGA